Genomic window (Scleropages formosus chromosome 16, fSclFor1.1, whole genome shotgun sequence):
gtgtgtgtgtgtgtgtgtgtgtgtgtgtgtatatatatggcAATAAAGAGGACACAAAAATTGTGGATATGGACAGTGCTGATACCACATGGCTTGCACTGTACATGCGCAGAAGAGCTTACCTGGGACAGCTGGCATGGGTGCGATCCCTGTGTGCAGAAGTGTTGTTCCCTAGAGCAGACCAGAGGTGATTAGTGGAAAGAACAAATGCCCACAGCCTTCCCGAAACAGCAGTCTGATCAATATCGAACATTTCTGGAGTAAATCTGAGAGCATTCCTCAAGAGGTAAAAAATGGTTTGCCATTACACAATTCTGAGTATGTTTAAATTAGAACAATCCTTTTATACAATGGACAGAGTGGaggtcccaaaaaaaaaaaaaaaggggggggcaGTCTGAGCACACTGCTTATTGCAATCACTCGGTAAATTCTATTAGCATTACACCACACTCTACCCAGGCCGTATGTGAAACGGCCATCGCACAGAGTTTAATCTGCAGGGTGAAAGGAAACATTGAAGAGATTGATTTGTAAGGAACTGCAGTCGGTAAACAGGGTCACAGGTGGAGGGCTCCATAAGCTGCAGTAAAGCTTCCTTCCCAGCGGCTCTAGCTCCCCTGCTAGGGACTATTTCAAAAAATGAGCAGTCTCATGCTTTATCCAAGAAAGGAACAGTACACCATGCAGCACATTCTGACATTTTGGAAAATCTCATTTAAAACCCTTTGATTTCAGAACGATAAGCACTCGTGAACTTTCTACAGGTCTGCTGTGTAGAACCTTGGGGTCCTGGTAACTGTTGAGCTCAAAAGAACACAGGATTCTCTcctcatttaaaaagggtcttaaaactcacctcttccggactcacttcgcccacgaTCTACTAAGTACGTGTCAATTTTCATGTTCGAAAACTTTCAgttcataactgttgaataacgaataaactttcatgcagctacccgtctgatgtaaatgtttgtttaaaaaaaattgtgatcaTGAATTGTTGATTATTTGGATGACCCTTTATGCAGcgactcatgtgatgtacattggttcatacggtggaaagtaaattaactgtgctttagaatcacaagtctacatctaagtctctctttctgctaatgtaatgcacacattgaattttctgtgagatgtaagtcgctttggagaaaagtgtctgataaatgaataaatgtaaatgactccACTGGTGACCGCAAAAAACCTTCCGATAACCCACTGCAAGGTGCTTTCTAGAAAAAGCAATGTTTTTGCATCCTTTGGTGAAGTGAGTTTATTTACACTACAAACAATTTTAGAGTGAAAGCTGGACAAGTTCCTGATATGCAGAGCTGAAATCCATCAGCACAAAACCACTTATAACTAAGACAATAGAGATATACGAACAGCAAAGAGAAACAGTTCAATAGTTCATTAACACCTAGAAATTAGTTTAccaacagaaaacatttaacatatttaGTTATTCATGCAGAGATCCTCGGGTGCTTTAATgtaagaggaggaaaaaagaaaaatgtgaaacgaATGACAATTAGGAAAAGCTCAGTTAAGCAACAGAATTTTTAAACTGATTGTAAATtcacataaaaaatgtatatgacaGGACATCTCTTACCTGGGcactacattttttctttgatgaGCACCATTGCTCGTGGGTAATGTAGTTTAGATTAAATGTATGATTGCACTGGATGGAGAAAAAGGTTGGTTGGTTGCTTTAAGACAGTATGGAAATCATCCACAAACAACGCAATTAAAATGATActaaaacaaaagtacattttatacaGACATCAAAACTCAACCCTGTCCAACATATTTCATATCCAAGCAGTCCAATCAGCACCTCTGAGTATTCTTCACCTGCCACCACTCAAATGTTCCTTCAGAGCTGCAAACTTTAGCAGTCAAGAAGATATTATTCAGTAGAACACATGGAAGGAATGACTTCATATACCCGCTGTAAATCTGCTGAGTTAGTGACAGTTAGAAGGACAAGAAGAAAGAGGGCAGAGAGAGATCAACTGGGGGTTCTGCAGATGACAGCCTGGACCCCTGTAGAGATAAGCCCTTAGGACACCTGCAGAGGAAATCCCATGAGAGAGGGCTAGAGGCTCTGCAACGTGGATGGAAAGAATGGCCTACAAAGTAACGGAAATTAAAACGTCCTCCTCTGGGGACAGTGCCACAATAATTTAGATGCCTGTCAGTGTCAGACTGCTGCCCCCAAGCCATGTACAGATGAGTGGTAATCATCACACCATCATCATGCCATATATACTTTATCCTGTATGTATTAGAGTATGTCACAGAGTAATAAGATTGATTTGTTTttacagggggaaaaaaactgcaaaatagcCCTGgaaggaaaactgaaataagAGAAGCACAAAATAAGGAGGGGagaaaacagtaataaatatcatatacaGGGCACATTTCAGCACCATTTCAAATGAGAAAGTCTTTCTTCCATGGCAAGGGTTTCAGTGCTGCCAACATTTTTCATGCTCAGAATGATCATACTGAACAGCAAGTACTGCAACTCATTTCTGTGTGAATTTCCATCTAAAAGTAAAACACTattaaagcagcaaaaaaatgttGCGCTCCTGTTCTTCTACACTGTAAACAAAGCCATCAAGAATGATGTTTTTCTAGCTTCTTAAAATGGGATTTGTACACTCATGGTGGTGCGCTCATGGGATTTCAATGGCCTAAATGTGCCTTCGGCAGCTGCGTTGCACTTCCTCTGGAAACCGTCTCCTTAGCAATCCAGGTAGTATTGCTATGGTAACGTGGCACTGAGAAGCATAAGTAAGCAAAAACTGGACTTGCTGCGAAATCTTCTACAATCTGAAAAAGCCTCGTTAAACTGAAGTCAAGCATTCGTCCAACCTGTGTGTGGCGTCCTCCTGTGGTGTGACACACCAGCACTGGAACTGCCTCAGGTCACCCAGTTAACATCAAACATAAATGCAGACAGAAGACACAATCAGACATGCAAGAGTGACCCTAACGCTATGTAGAGGATTAATGAGGGTACGTCTTGGTGGCTCAACAGCAAGATGAGACACAAGCTGGCATGCCCTCCATATCTGAGACGGACGTCTGTGGCAGGTTTAATTGGCCTGAAAGTACAAAATCTTCACGCTATCAGGACCTCTTGGCCTCCAGCACATAACATTGTGAGGTTCTTTTCGCTCCCTAATTATTGAAATACCTCCCCAAGAAAAGGGGGCATGGATGAAACATTTCTAATGTGGCACAAAGTAAAACTCTTAGTCATGAGCACAGGACCTTAATTCCACAAGACACACAATGGCCAAGTGTGTTAATGAGACAGCGCATGAAGACCAGTAGTAAAGTGCAGAGTAACTCCAGATTTCAGATGCGTCTGATTCACTCAGAATGGATAAATTTTGCAAGCTTAAAATGTGAACATGCTgctattaaaattttaagctttgtaaaataaaacaattaataagCTTACTTAGCTGACAgacatccaaagtgacttaacctttatacctatttataaagctgaatattttttctggagcaacaaagaaaaagaactgttttcaagggtactacagcagtggtgTGGGTGGCATTCAAACTAGCAACCATCAGATCACAAGACCTTTTCCTCAATCTCTGTACCGCATAATGCCCAAGACAGTGTTTAAACCAAACTGCCTGAGGGAATAAAAGTTTTTTCTGTTGGTGCCATTACCACAGCCCTGTCTGACTCATTTCTTtgtatctgcatttttttttttaatgtttagaCAGCGTTTCCTGTATGattgatcatcatcatcattattactgCTGTATTTAGACCATGCTTTTGCTCAAGGTTATATATGACTTGTTTTACATTAGGGCTCCAATTACAAATGTATACATGGTCTTCACATTAAATTATTAGCTCATTTAAAAGTTCttgtcacatttattcagagTGTTGATATCACTGAATGTCATATTACCTTCAGCCTTCCACAGATGGAGCAGGCTGTGAAGAGTGACCTTGGTACTCCAGCCTGAGGGCTGAAGGTCTCTCGGGGTTCTGCGAATGCACCATAAGGGGGCGCCCCCTCACTGCCCTGCGAGTCCAGGTTCAGCCCAAGTGTCTGCAGAGGTGGCCACTTCCAAATGGTGTCTACAGAAACCTCGCCCTCCTCTGTCAGCTCAGGTCTCGAGGGTGTTGGGGGCCACCTGGGCACAGCCATCTCTGGGGGCCCTCCCCTCATATCCCCTCCTGCAGCAACCTGGTCCCTAGGCAGCTGGGAGGCCTGCAGCAGGTTCCTGGGCGTGTCATAGCGGTGCTTCAGCGAACCAGGCACCTGGTACTCGTAGGGCGGACAGGTGCACAGGTTCTGCTCTGGCAGACTGAGAAGAGAGCCAAATTCATCCCCCTGGCCAATGTCCAGGCTCCCTGTGTAAGAGGAGAAACTGCCCGAGTAGGAGGAGTGACTCCCAGTGGCAATGCCGCTGTCCGAGGAGCTCTGCCGGCCAATCTCTTGCAGGCCACGGGTGCGAACCGGCTTGGGTGGAGGTCGCGTCACTACCGCCACTGCTGCGCAGAGGCTCTCCTCGCTCGGTGGTGGGCCTTTACCAGGGGGTGGGCCCATGGCCTCTTGGGGTGCAGGGGTCTTGGCACCACTCACAGGACCAGGCTCCGCCCACAGAGCAAGGCGGCTTCCCAGACTGGTGTCGGAGTGGCTGGTCTCCGAGGAAGAGCTGGAGACACTGCGTTCATCGCTCGCTACTGACGGACCATAGCTGGAGGTAGAGGCTGCAAGCAGCAAAGGGACAAAATCAGAACAAATGACTGCCGTGACAGCGTGAGGCTGTGGTCAAGGGGCAAAACGCACTCGGGGCAGGGGGCAGAGCCATACCTGTGCTGCTCTGACGGCTGCAGTGAGACAGGAGACTGAGTCGTTTCTCCAGTTCCTGGGCCTCATGCTTCACACGGTCCTCCATGGAAGACGGCGTAACGCTAGGGTCTGCAACACAGCAGACTGGCCATTGGACCACAGGAAGAAGTAATAATcacagtaatacagtaaaacCACTACATCTGTATTTACCTCTCAGTCTAACAGATATAAAACTGCAGAACTGCATAACCCAGAACACAAGCGAGCCTAAACCTTTTCTTGGCTGAAAGCACTGATTTGCCACACTCATGCAGGTGGGTAATTTGTAAAACTACTCAGTCAAGTTTCCTCAGAGTGACCTGCTAAGGAACAAcccaaaaaatgaaacaaagcttCTTCCCCGTGTTCATTATGGCAACATCAGGAAGTGCCGTTTTGTCAATTTGACGCTCGACCGAGTCAGCACTGTATCAGGTAGCAAGCATGGCCTTCGCTCCCCAATCCTGCACTCATTGCTCACCGGCTCCTGAAAGGTAATAAAGACTACCTGGCTTCAACGTGTGTCCTGCAAGAGCACAAAACCCCTGCAGGGGACCACTGTTGTGTGCAGGGTCAGTCATCACACGACACTGAAAACaatgtgctttgtgacagatgGTGGAAGAGAAAGACAGCGGAGGGGCAGGGGATGGGTGAGTGAGGCACAGGAGAGGTATCTGGCCACATTgtacaacattaaaaatacactgtgaaaCCAAAGGCTCAATGGGCACAGCCCGCCACAGCTACTACATTTTATTGCTGCCACggtacatttcagaaacacaaaCCAATTGTTATTCCAGCGAAAGGTCCGGGAGCAAAGTGaagtgtgagagagaaaagcaacagagagtgtgtgccaggCCCAGGGACAGAGGAGATCATGTCATTATAAGTGATCAGAACTGTTTGATACGTTGGTAGCTCCTGTCAAAGGTTCTGGCAAGACACAACAAGCAGTCAAAGAAACTTGCAGAAGATCAGAAGATCTCCAGCAGCTCTTACTAAGAAAGCCACTGCCTTCTTTGATACCTTTCTCTATTacgagcacagggcccactccCTACAAAGCTGTCTTCAGAGTGCAAGGGATGGTGGGGCCCCACAGGGTGCAGTGACATTGGGGGCGGGGTTCCAAAATACCGCAGTAAGGTCACACGCATTCTTGTGGTGATTATCGGCACTTGAAAACACCGCGTCGACCACTGTGACTTTGTCGCATGGGCCCCTCGGTTGTATTCGCTCCTATTTACTCCACCTTGAGGTTTATTAATAGCCCATGATCCGAGCCGCCGATGCAGTGAGCCAATGTGTGTCGACAGCAGCACTCTGGACTATCCACAGCATCTCTCATCCGTCGTCACGCATCAAAGACATTCACCTCCAAGAGTTTTAGATGGAATGTTAACACTTAATCCACTGGACTGCATACTTACAAGTTTGCTTTACATTTGTACCACTAAGCTTAGTATCATTAACCTGAATATTAAGCTTGAGAAAGGAAACCTTAGAAAGGAAGGAAGACGTAAAATAGTACCGATGAAGAAAAATCATTATTGTGGGTTGAATAGCAATATTAAgttttcaagtgttttgttttgcagtgatCTTGGGAAAAACTGACGCTGTCACACTTCAAGCtcattttcatccatccattgtcaacaacctcttgtcccgagtggggtcgcagcaagccggagcctaacccagcaacagagggtgcaaggccaaagggggaggggacacacccagaacaggacgccagtccatcacatggcaccataagcagagctcaaaccccagatgcaTGAGACAGTGGGAACTgaccaaacctgccatgccactgtgctaccacaccctAGCTCATTTTCAGTACCATGGAATTGAAAAAGACTGCAGTGCACTTTtgattatagttttttttttttcccccaacaaaAACAAAGGGTCCAGAGATTACATAACAATGTTTGTATAAAGCggaatacagtgaaaatgagctATTGATTGGAACAGTAGCAGTGACATGccacaaacacaggcaaacTACTTCTCATCAGCACAGCAATGACCCAAACAGAAGGTTCATGCAAAAAATCAGTGTCAAGTTTGCACAGTGGAACAGACAGACCATATTTTTCCACCCAGCTCAATCTTCAAAAGGTCCAGCAATAACAATTGAACATGCAGGTTTGTAACTGTTGCCTCCCTCCAAATTTCGTAAAATGCCACTGACTGTTGATATTACTGAGCCACTCGTTTGGCCGCTTTAAATTAGCAACGCGTCATCCTCAGTGTCAGGTTTGCAGTGGACCTTGAATTTACAGCTTCCAGGTTCTGGTTTCACATGCCTCTGTTGCACCCACTAGCAACATGGAGGACATgtttttctgggggggggggaaaaaaaaaaaaaaaaaaaaatctactctAGAACTTCATCCTGATGGGAAATGGCACCTTCTGGGGGGGGGAGTTTCCTGGTGGATGTGTGTGGGACACTGTCCCGACTATTTGCACCCTTCAAAGAGGGGGGAAGCGTGCTCACTATGTGCAGTGTGACTTGGGCTGCGGATCCATGATGCTAATTATAGTACATTTACAGCAATGAATGTCTCAGTTTAAAAAGGCAGGAGTACTAAAGGGTTTATAGCTGATATACATTACAGAAAGGTCTGGGATTTCTAGACAGGCAATGTTGTGCCATCTCCAAGCTGCTCAGCAACAAAAATTAATCAGTTGGTATTATCCAAGAGGCAAacaatctttttattttctactgcTAAATCATCAGGGCCATTCATTATTCTGTGCATATGTAACCAAAATTTGGATATGAGAACACAacaaacaggattttttttttcctccacgaTTGAGTAAATTACTGTTACTATTCCATAATATACTATTGTGGATTTAAAAATCGACCTCCCACTGCAATTCTGTGGAAAAAGACCTGTACTGACGTcaccaaaaaaaatacataatgcatTCTGCATGGGCGAATTAAACCGGTGCAACGGTGTGCAGCTGTACTTACACATAACCACACATCATAGTCACAATGGTTAACAGCGGGTAACCAGGTGCCATGTTTTAAGGACACCAGCCTTCCTGGAGCTTTCCTAAATGGAGTCATTTTCCCCCGAACCATAATCTCATCGTGTGAGGTGTTCTTagcaaagtaaattaaatgacAACACTTAGATGAAGGAGCCAGCTAATCCGCATGATAGACACTGAGCTCGCTAAGCATGTGGCCCCCACACGAATCACATTTGCTTGTGAAACATAAGGTTACGCAAATGTGAGGACAAGATGTAGGTACTTAATCATCAATCCACATGCACATGTTGACACATATTTCAGTGTTGTTCTGTGATCTGAGTCACAATGGGACAGGATGAATTAGCGGGGGCTTCTTCCTTGCGGCAGAACACTGCTTATATGGGGTTCCATTAATTCCTCCTCCTATGTGATGTCACCATAGGAATAAAACATAACAGAGCCACGAGTACCTTCTTAACAACTGTTCTTTGGAAAACACAACAGCCAAACAAAACAGCACTAATCACGCTGTGACACTCAAGTCTAACCTGACTTTTCTCCTAGCAATACAAACTAATAAAGTACCACAACAGTGGATGTCATCTCATAATCATGATGTCAGCAAATTATGTTAAAGAATAATGTAATAACAGCAAGGATGAAGATCCAAAGTGAGTCACTGCTTctcagttatttaaatatacaaatatgtttaaaaattgcaCAGTCCTGTTTGTGCCTGGCTGAGGGGCCTGTTTTATACACACCTCCCTAGTGCGTATTCATGTGTCGATGGCATGATCACAACAGGGCAGCTTCTTATCGtgaaccccccacccctgcacACCATGGTGGCATCATTGCAAGCTCTTGTGAATGAGCCAGGAGACAGcctgatgaatggatggaaaacagctttcatttagcagagaggAAGGCCGTCAGGTGACATCCCAGAAGAGGAGCTGTTCCTTAGcctgctgcccccccctccacccacctACGCACTCCACCTCCCTACTGCCCACATTGTAACTCGAACTGGAACAGTAAGTGCTAGACATGGCAGCTTCTGGAGTCCAGCACAGACACCCTAGACTTCCTATATTAACCTGGCAGGACTGGGCGCAGTCCAAAGGGCCCGCGGGTCGGAGAGATGCCTCGGACGATGCAGTCGAACAGAAAGCTGATCTGCTCCCCCTCCACACAGGACAAAAAGAACACGCCAGCCCCTGCAAGAGAAGAGACATAGGAAAAGGCTGTGAGGCACGTGCTGCACGAGACCTGTCCATACGTCACTGACAAGCAGACCACGGTCTACTCTGTGACGTAGGATACGCATGCTGGTGGTGCTAGGTTCGAGTACCGCAAGAAACCCTGCTATTGTAACCTCAAGAAGTGTACTTAAACTgaaccgctccagtaaaatgtccAGCTCGAAAAAttgataaaaatgttcaaatggaTAAGCGATTCAGCTAagccaaccaatgtcaacaaccatttgtcccgGGTGGggggagcctatcccagaaacacaggtcacaagggggaggggaaacaccctggataggacgccagtccattgcaaggcactccaaagCAGGACACGAAcgccagacctgccacacagcaggcactggctgaacctgctgcaccagcacACCCCCCCAACATTCAGCTAGCCAACAAagcaaaagtaaattaaatgacTAATTCAGTTGAAATGCAGGCCAGGGGAGTTTTaaccaaaactgttttttttttccagcgcAATTCTGTACCACAGCCTCTAAATGTTTTCTTGCAGTCAACTGacaaacacagcaaaagcaGAATAGCCCTGGGGTTTCACATTGCACAGTCCAAACATACTGTACTAGTGTGAGGTCTGTTTTCAGATTGAGAGATGGTAATGACCCCGGCATTGGCCAGCTATTTCAAACCTACGCAAGATGAGGTCCCAGCTGCAGCTTACATAACCTTAAACTGCAACATTAGCATCCACATCCATCACTAACATCTCTGCtaccatttttttcaaaacaatattttatgaatCAGCCTCCTTTTctatttgaatttttgttttagatGTGGGATGAACGTAGAATAAAACCATGTGGGATTCTTTTATTAAATCAATGAAACAAGTGCAGTTTTACTATGAAAATCATTCTTTGCTCTGGTTAAATAAACTTCTTCCACATTTGAGTTCAAAATGAGAGTGCTAAAGGCAGATTCCCACTGCTGGTAAGCTAAACTATGCAAAGCCCACCTGCCCACCCCCAACCACCCACACCCATGGCTGCTGTCCAGCCCAGCTCTGCTCGCAGTTTGCTGGACAGTCCAGAGCATGCAGAATGGGGGAGCTTTAATGGCAGGCATCCGTGCTCTCTGCTCCAGCACTCGACCCTAGATGCCTGTTCCATgttccaccaccaccaccccaaaCCCCAACAAGAAATTGAGGAAAACAACTCAAAATCacttctcattcattcatcttctgCTTTCTTGTGGGAGTACAGCCCCATTGCGTCTTTTGCATATTACCATTCACATCCTGTCCTGCCTGGGGCCTTGGCAGACACAGAGCTGCATTCACCTGGAGGCTGGATCGGCCCCTGTGCTTTCACTGGAGGCCAACATCAGCAAATACATCAAGTGACTGCGACTTCCTAGAAACAGTGTAGGGACACCTTCCTCTGCATTCAGTTTGCTCACAGTTATGGAGCCATTAGTCCAGCAAAGCCAAACCAGGCCCCCAGGGCTCACCAGAGGTGTGACACATTTAAATAGAAATGTCTCTCTACTAGTGCTCCCTGTGGGAGATGGCCAGCACCCAGTCAGCACTGCAGCCATTCATCAGTGAAGAACGGTTTTATTGATCCCTTCATGGAGTTTACACTGCTGCTTTACAGCTGTAAGCCGGTGTCATTAATTTAACTTGAACTTGGCAGCTGGACTTATGCTTGATAAAGAAGACTtattacacacactgcagccacTTCTGAATGTTTATAGGCCTGAAATTGCTGGAAATGTCAAAAGGTTTTCATAGATAATGGCGTTCCCTTTATATATTTCACCTCAGCGGTACAGTTAAGATTTCCTAAGTACAATATCTTTTTGTCAACAAAATATACAGACACCCATGagtatatattacatacagtatgtatttatacacacacacacacacacacacacacacacaaaaaaacagtgcAGATGGCAAGAGTATCAAAAATTTATTCCACtgttattttgaaaagaaactTTGAAAAACAGAGACGTCCTGCTGTATGCCATAACCTAGTTGTCCCTACCGCCCTGCAGGATGAGACTTCAAAACCATCATCAGTGTCACCTCTTAACAACACGGGTGGGACAAAAGACCACCCATGCTAACTGCTGCCATGCCCTCAGCCCTCTGTAAACCAGGCAGAGGTCGTGAAGGATCGAGTGGACATGCAGCTCACACAGTGGGTGTCCTGCCAGCACAGGCTTCGTGTCAGACACTGAGGGTGGGGCTTTCTCATGGTACTCAGCTGCTTCTGCCCAGGGTCGTGGGTCTGGAGATCACCCAGGCAGCTCTCTCTGACTTCGACCACTGTGAGGAGATGGCAATGCCGAGAGTGCATCAATCACGAAGGCCTTCCACAGGCAGCAGAGACAAAGTCTGAAGTACCCAAGCCTTCTCATCATTCCAAAGCTGGAGCCATCCAACCCAGCTGTTGTCTCCAGAACTCTTTCTATTCAAAAGCTATTCTTACACAGCAGCATACCACAGTAATGGCGCATCAATGTTTAGGTCTAGCCACTTCAGACATTAAAGAGATATCATTTCTGTGGCTAGCACTGGCGTCTATCCTATACACAGATTttgggttgtaggttcaagtcggGCTCAGCCTGTGCAGTTTGCatccctggtttcctcccacagtccaaaaacctGAGTTTTAGGTGAATTATGGAATCCAAACTatccatggtgtgtgtgtgactgccccgTGACAAATTTGTAATTATATCCTGCTGTATGctctatgcttctgggacaggctttagaccactgcaaccctgctttggacaagcagtttttgatcATCCATGGATGGATTTATGGATGCATGGATTTCTGTTAACTTCCATTTATTTGCTCCTGATTTTTAGCTCCCCCTGAATAGTGAGAAACCAGTAGTGGTGAACTGCTTGTGCTCAACTCAGATTGTATATTTACTGCGCACCCCTGCAGTCTA
Coding sequences:
- the dok7b gene encoding protein Dok-7 isoform X1 codes for the protein MTDTVVVEGQAKLRDGKKWKSRWVALRKPSPVADCLVLLVYKDRTEKTKGHKERCSITLEDICGLDPGLSFEGVSFTLTILCLSQAVMLGFDNKETLLAWDVRIRYSLGEVHRFAVGVQPGTKLESGPAILHLCNNLLVLARDVPPAVIGQWRLSDLRRYGAVPNGFVFEGGTRCGYWAGVFFLSCVEGEQISFLFDCIVRGISPTRGPFGLRPVLPDPSVTPSSMEDRVKHEAQELEKRLSLLSHCSRQSSTASTSSYGPSVASDERSVSSSSSETSHSDTSLGSRLALWAEPGPVSGAKTPAPQEAMGPPPGKGPPPSEESLCAAVAVVTRPPPKPVRTRGLQEIGRQSSSDSGIATGSHSSYSGSFSSYTGSLDIGQGDEFGSLLSLPEQNLCTCPPYEYQVPGSLKHRYDTPRNLLQASQLPRDQVAAGGDMRGGPPEMAVPRWPPTPSRPELTEEGEVSVDTIWKWPPLQTLGLNLDSQGSEGAPPYGAFAEPRETFSPQAGVPRSLFTACSICGRLKCNHTFNLNYITHEQWCSSKKKCSAQGTTLLHTGIAPMPAVPDKKPVRKEERVKGGMAYETMEGRGLERTAETEERSSYELMGSCGQQRFYTDTEGGVAALGLSGTGKIHRPSLATDPKGGYELMASAVDTPKRGDLSPGEYGGMFVFPPDMAALLDRPRGDGVTYVNIPISPASKKQLHYMELELQEPSCGVRGNSTPCPFTSAALPYAIGRQHRLTQKSRRAVCAMICLLVMQVMNL